A single window of Pectobacterium parmentieri DNA harbors:
- a CDS encoding ABC transporter substrate-binding protein — protein MTTSGRKWLVTSVLAMGIAWSGITSAITEIRIAAPDIGAGTKPSGGGLLDVIHSQKLLEREFSKDGISVRWTFIKGAGPVINEAFGNHQVDVAYLGDLASIIGRSRGLDTRVIAVASRGINHYLAVAKGSGIEKIIDLKGKRIGIFRGTAGELSFVSALDSQGLKPSDVKLINLDFAAASAALAAGQIDATWGGSNTLSLRDKGLADIPLSSRDLNGAGQLSGFLLVDEKFAKGNEDILRRLVKVQREAANWASDNKNKDEFIRLLATQSGYPENILRVEWDTLPPLTERLSPELDTAFVEKLKRAVTLADESRLIRQPFDVDKWLDDSYLKATQ, from the coding sequence ATGACGACATCAGGACGAAAATGGTTAGTGACCAGCGTATTGGCAATGGGTATCGCCTGGTCAGGCATCACCTCCGCAATCACTGAAATTCGGATTGCCGCGCCAGACATTGGCGCGGGTACAAAACCCAGCGGCGGTGGCCTGCTCGATGTCATCCACAGTCAAAAACTGCTGGAGCGCGAGTTTAGCAAAGATGGGATCAGCGTACGCTGGACGTTCATCAAAGGCGCTGGCCCCGTCATTAATGAAGCGTTTGGCAACCATCAGGTCGATGTAGCCTATCTGGGCGATTTAGCCAGCATTATCGGTCGGTCGCGCGGCCTGGATACCCGCGTGATCGCCGTAGCGTCACGCGGCATCAATCACTATCTGGCCGTGGCAAAAGGCTCCGGTATTGAGAAAATTATCGACCTGAAAGGCAAACGCATCGGGATTTTTCGTGGAACGGCAGGTGAACTTTCCTTTGTCAGCGCGCTTGATTCACAAGGCCTGAAACCGTCTGACGTTAAACTGATTAATCTCGATTTCGCGGCAGCCAGCGCGGCGTTAGCAGCCGGACAGATTGACGCCACCTGGGGCGGTAGCAATACGCTTTCATTACGGGACAAAGGGCTGGCAGATATTCCACTCTCCAGCCGCGACCTGAACGGGGCGGGTCAGCTCAGCGGCTTCCTGTTGGTGGATGAGAAATTTGCCAAAGGCAACGAAGATATTCTGCGGCGCTTAGTTAAAGTTCAGCGAGAAGCAGCAAACTGGGCTAGCGACAATAAAAATAAAGATGAATTTATTCGGCTATTAGCGACCCAGTCAGGCTACCCGGAAAATATATTACGCGTCGAGTGGGATACGTTACCGCCATTAACTGAGCGACTTTCACCCGAATTGGATACCGCTTTCGTGGAAAAATTAAAACGCGCCGTCACATTAGCCGATGAATCGCGTCTTATTCGGCAACCGTTTGATGTCGATAAATGGCTGGATGATTCTTATCTAAAAGCAACACAGTAA
- a CDS encoding energy transducer TonB encodes MTELLYAGAAPISRPYSPEPTPHANTQQVNGTVQPRLPQLNTAISSRPERWLAVIATLLLHAAVLALFNSAATPPATVPARPQPVSVELVSMVAEPVQQEVVSVAEPETPTPQPLEEPTITEPLVDERALLPPAPEKPAPEKKPEPVLKKTPVKKSAPAPKPTQQLQTETASAAAPITPAPIAQKTAVQPVDAPLTPPLANADYLHNPAPSYPDVAISRGYEGTVLLNVQVRADGKVQTIRIHQSSGYPSLDDAARDTVVRWSFVPARRGNQPVSGWVVVPVDFSLNS; translated from the coding sequence ATGACGGAATTACTCTATGCGGGAGCCGCACCGATATCCCGGCCCTATTCACCGGAGCCAACGCCGCATGCTAACACTCAGCAGGTGAACGGCACGGTGCAGCCGCGTTTACCGCAGCTCAATACGGCGATTTCATCCCGACCGGAACGCTGGCTAGCGGTAATAGCGACGTTGCTATTGCACGCAGCGGTGCTGGCGTTGTTCAACAGCGCGGCAACGCCACCGGCTACAGTGCCTGCCCGGCCACAGCCTGTCAGCGTTGAACTGGTTTCTATGGTGGCAGAGCCTGTGCAGCAAGAGGTCGTTTCGGTTGCCGAACCTGAGACACCGACGCCGCAGCCGCTGGAAGAGCCGACGATAACCGAGCCGCTGGTGGATGAACGTGCATTGCTACCCCCAGCCCCGGAAAAACCGGCCCCGGAGAAAAAACCTGAACCTGTACTGAAAAAGACACCGGTGAAAAAGAGCGCCCCTGCGCCTAAGCCAACGCAGCAGCTCCAGACGGAAACCGCATCGGCAGCGGCACCAATAACGCCTGCCCCGATAGCGCAAAAGACGGCGGTACAGCCCGTTGATGCGCCACTGACGCCGCCGCTGGCCAATGCTGATTACCTGCATAACCCTGCGCCGTCTTATCCCGATGTGGCGATTAGCCGCGGTTATGAAGGCACGGTGCTGCTAAATGTGCAGGTACGTGCTGACGGCAAGGTGCAAACCATTCGTATTCATCAATCAAGCGGCTACCCGTCGCTGGACGACGCTGCCAGAGACACGGTAGTGCGTTGGTCTTTTGTTCCAGCGCGGCGCGGCAATCAGCCTGTTAGCGGCTGGGTGGTGGTTCCTGTCGATTTTTCGCTGAACTCATGA
- a CDS encoding MotA/TolQ/ExbB proton channel family protein has protein sequence MTLGHIELFSAEGAVVLLLLLFSLVTWGLGLLKFTQYRLAQRRDRRFRAAFWQQDDVSQTPETSAKQPGSLANLALAAVKAPERISGQLALSIHLPDRVERALQQQIQRERRSLESGLAVLASIGSTSPFIGLFGTVWGIMAALQEIGLSGSASLDTVAGPIGNALIATGIGIAVAVPAVLIYNYFLRRLKLAVADMDDFAHDVYSVMQANDFHVSTFQASTEPSSAAFSVKNLREVV, from the coding sequence ATGACACTCGGACACATTGAACTTTTTTCTGCTGAAGGCGCAGTGGTTCTGTTACTGCTGTTGTTTTCTCTCGTCACCTGGGGGCTGGGGCTGTTGAAGTTCACCCAATACCGGCTGGCACAGCGGCGCGATCGGCGTTTCCGTGCGGCTTTCTGGCAGCAGGATGACGTCAGCCAGACACCGGAAACCAGCGCGAAACAGCCTGGCTCACTGGCTAATTTGGCATTGGCTGCCGTTAAAGCGCCGGAGCGGATTAGCGGTCAGCTTGCTTTGAGTATCCATCTTCCCGATCGGGTCGAGCGCGCGCTGCAACAGCAGATTCAGCGCGAACGCCGCTCGCTGGAAAGCGGCCTGGCGGTGTTGGCGAGTATCGGCAGTACGTCGCCGTTTATCGGCCTGTTTGGCACCGTTTGGGGCATTATGGCGGCGTTGCAAGAGATCGGACTATCTGGTTCTGCCAGTCTCGACACTGTGGCGGGACCGATTGGTAACGCACTGATCGCCACCGGAATCGGGATTGCGGTCGCGGTTCCTGCGGTGCTGATCTACAACTACTTTTTACGCCGTCTCAAGCTGGCCGTCGCGGATATGGATGACTTTGCCCATGATGTTTACAGCGTGATGCAGGCGAATGATTTTCACGTCAGTACGTTTCAGGCCAGCACAGAGCCATCCTCTGCGGCTTTCTCCGTAAAGAATTTGAGAGAGGTGGTGTGA
- a CDS encoding ABC transporter permease, which yields MMPKYTLRIRSASDASLPAVALSAGYPALTISLIASLIVPLLVLAGWWLASRYGWMSEQILPSPLAVIDSARDFVPEELIHQLPISLMRLAIGFSGGIALGLVLGSLFGLNRRLNALFMPLFTVIAQIPTLAWIPLLMLSLGIGEALKLVVLVKSVTVPVTLYTCAGIQQTPQKLHEMARSLRLPPIAFLRYLILPAMLPYVMTGVRLAFSTGWVALIAVELLASSEGLGYLLVQSRQLFMLDLVFVCILIIGILGFSGERVLLKLERRWIHWPAPILGRDSLSSALSGLSLTPWLAPLVLVALWQVSSTREWVNVAFLPAPSDVIEALWSGLVQGGLLADLNASLLRALQGFLLGSGIGALVGALLGNWRIADRLFNPALSALRCVALFAWLPLITAWFGLGESAKIVFIAVAAFFPVMLATRQGIAQLPPALLEVAQVLRLTPIQTLRTLVLPSVLPPLFSGLRLALMHAWTGAIGAEYFMPSGEGLGGMMIRAQQLLESDRIMAGVVLIAIVAALFSRLIALSERRLTRWRFA from the coding sequence ATGATGCCCAAATACACACTGCGAATACGCTCCGCTTCTGATGCTTCATTGCCCGCGGTTGCGCTGTCAGCGGGATATCCTGCGCTGACCATATCGTTAATCGCATCGCTGATCGTGCCATTGCTGGTATTGGCCGGATGGTGGCTTGCCAGTCGGTACGGGTGGATGTCTGAGCAAATATTGCCTTCGCCGCTGGCGGTCATCGACAGTGCGCGGGATTTTGTTCCCGAAGAGCTGATTCACCAGTTGCCCATCAGCCTGATGCGGCTTGCGATTGGTTTTAGCGGCGGCATCGCGCTGGGTCTGGTACTTGGTAGTTTGTTCGGTCTGAATCGACGCCTGAATGCGCTATTTATGCCACTCTTCACCGTCATCGCACAGATTCCTACGCTGGCCTGGATACCGCTTTTGATGCTGTCATTAGGGATTGGTGAAGCGCTGAAACTGGTGGTGTTGGTAAAATCAGTGACGGTGCCAGTGACGCTTTACACCTGCGCCGGTATTCAACAGACGCCACAAAAGTTGCATGAAATGGCGCGTAGCCTGCGTTTACCGCCCATCGCCTTCCTGCGTTACCTGATTCTGCCCGCGATGTTGCCGTATGTCATGACGGGGGTACGGCTGGCGTTTTCCACCGGATGGGTGGCGCTGATTGCGGTTGAGTTGCTGGCATCCAGCGAAGGGCTGGGCTACCTGCTGGTACAAAGTCGCCAGTTGTTTATGTTGGATCTGGTGTTTGTCTGCATTTTGATCATCGGGATACTGGGATTTTCCGGGGAACGCGTGCTGCTGAAGCTGGAGCGTCGTTGGATCCACTGGCCTGCGCCGATACTGGGACGCGATAGCCTGAGCTCTGCGCTGTCGGGTTTGTCGCTGACGCCTTGGCTCGCGCCATTGGTTCTGGTTGCGCTGTGGCAGGTTAGCAGCACGCGCGAGTGGGTGAACGTGGCTTTTCTTCCTGCACCGAGTGATGTGATTGAGGCGCTGTGGTCGGGACTGGTTCAGGGGGGGCTGTTGGCCGACCTGAATGCCAGCCTGCTGCGTGCGCTACAGGGCTTTCTGCTGGGGAGCGGGATCGGTGCGCTGGTGGGGGCATTACTCGGCAACTGGCGCATCGCCGACAGGCTGTTTAATCCGGCGCTGTCTGCATTGCGCTGCGTGGCGCTATTCGCCTGGCTGCCGCTGATCACGGCCTGGTTCGGTTTAGGGGAGAGCGCCAAAATCGTATTTATCGCCGTAGCCGCGTTCTTTCCCGTCATGCTGGCAACCCGTCAGGGGATCGCCCAACTTCCCCCTGCGCTGTTGGAAGTGGCTCAGGTTTTGCGCCTTACGCCCATACAGACGTTGCGCACGCTGGTGCTTCCCAGCGTATTACCGCCACTTTTTTCCGGTTTACGGCTGGCGTTGATGCATGCGTGGACCGGAGCCATTGGCGCAGAGTATTTCATGCCGTCGGGAGAGGGGCTGGGCGGCATGATGATTCGCGCACAGCAGTTGCTTGAATCCGATCGCATCATGGCTGGTGTGGTGCTGATTGCGATCGTGGCCGCACTATTTTCCCGCTTGATTGCTTTATCTGAACGGCGGCTGACCCGCTGGCGCTTTGCGTGA
- a CDS encoding ExbD/TolR family protein: protein MAFTSRNDDDVMSEMNITPLVDVMLVLLVVFIVTAPMLTNAIPIQLPKTAAVAPADRADPIVISIDAEQRVFINKENLAREQLVPRLQQAKASNTDLVVQVQADKEANYGAVAALLADVEQAGITRLSLLTQK, encoded by the coding sequence ATGGCCTTTACCTCGCGTAATGATGACGACGTCATGAGTGAAATGAATATCACACCACTCGTGGATGTCATGCTGGTATTGCTGGTGGTGTTTATCGTTACTGCGCCGATGCTGACCAATGCCATTCCTATTCAGCTACCGAAAACGGCGGCGGTAGCCCCGGCCGATCGCGCCGATCCGATCGTGATTAGTATTGATGCTGAACAGCGCGTCTTCATCAATAAAGAAAACCTGGCACGTGAGCAACTGGTGCCGCGTTTGCAGCAGGCGAAAGCGAGTAATACCGATTTGGTGGTGCAGGTACAAGCAGACAAAGAGGCCAATTATGGTGCCGTAGCGGCGCTGCTAGCCGATGTCGAGCAGGCGGGGATTACACGTTTATCTCTGCTGACGCAAAAATAA